A stretch of Colletotrichum lupini chromosome 2, complete sequence DNA encodes these proteins:
- a CDS encoding L-amino-acid oxidase codes for MMVSIRLKNYLLLTLGHHVSSRAAPQHQLQRRASTDQHLFHQSNSNGAWFDQVAALDGSSESSKNTNISIAIVEAGIYGLAIGLMLDSVGVHNWELIKASDRVGGRFRTIFVGDISRHTIERNTTPSLLVNTQLRLMLGSARLCTSL; via the coding sequence ATGATGGTTTCTATCCGGCTTAAAAACTATCTTTTGTTAACTCTCGGTCATCACGTCTCGAGCCGAGCCGCGCCTCAGCACCAATTGCAAAGAAGAGCATCTACGGATCAGCACCTGTTCCATCAATCCAACTCAAATGGCGCCTGGTTTGATCAAGTCGCAGCTCTTGACGGAAGCTCTGAATCATCCAAGAACACCAATATCTCCATTGCCATCGTTGAAGCCGGTATTTATGGTCTGGCTATAGGCCTAATGCTGGATAGTGTTGGCGTTCACAACTGGGAGCTCATCAAGGCTAGCGACCGCGTTGGAGGAAGATTCCGAACTATCTTCGTTGGCGATATATCCCGGCATACCATCGAACGGAACACAACACCATCTTTATTGGTGAACACACAGCTCCGACTCATGCTTGGATCAGCTCGTCTCTGCACTTCTCTATAA
- a CDS encoding FAD dependent oxidoreductase, with product MSEPKSVAIVGAYRVTVLDRYCYDETHYEPDLNGITQAASVDHNKIFRASYGSKLHYQRLAFESRAAWEKINEKRHQEDHESDLFSGSGMLRVQPTAELDPLERETLSNFERDGLRDTQFVKSDPTDRARAAERGWEGKLLDFEIPQALPTQTYEAVLDSTAGFTKCSEACAYFYKLALKQGVEFHFGPGKGTFDSIIEEVDSPSHLKKALLPDLSYHLESSAGSVVTFKVDKNSADLWDKYSPERFPVITWKSAPRNPSGKDTGSVYVFPRTADGLIKIGFRGIKFTNFQHAPSEADFTQDGQWSVPLPPGDCSIVPDPAREAIRKFVSIFLPEFADKDFNSTKLCCRLRRG from the exons ATGTCTGAACCCAAATCAGTCGCCATCGTGGGCG CGTACCGCGTAACAGTGTTGGACAGATACTGTTATGATGAGACGCACTATGAGCCCGACTTGAATGGAATTACGCAGGCTGCCTCGGTAGATCACAACAAGATC TTTCGAGCTTCTTACGGGAGCAAGCTTCATTACCAGCGTCTAGCATTTGAAAGTCGTGCTGCATGGGAGAAGATCAACGAGAAAAGGCACCAAGAAGATCATGAATCAGATCTCTTTAGCGGGAGTGGCATGCTCCGAGTTCAACCCACCGCCGAACTCGATCCACTTGAGCGTGAGACGCTGAGCAACTTTGAACGAGACGGCCTCAGAGATACTCAATTCGTCAAGAGCGACCCGACTGATCGAGCTCGAGCAGCTGAGCGTGGATGGGAAGGAAAGCTTCTGGATTTCGAAATTCCACAAGCCTTGCCTACTCAGACTTATGAGGCTGTTCTTGACTCAACTGCAGGATTCACAAAATGCAGCGAAGCCTGTGCCTATTTCTACAAGTTGGCTCTCAAACAGGGCGTTGAGTTTCACTTTGGCCCCGGGAAAGGTACCTTTGACAGTATTATCGAAGAAGTTGACTCACCATCACACCTGAAGAAGGCA CTATTGCCTGATTTGTCCTACCACCTTGAGTCGTCTGCAGGAAGCGTAGTCACCTTCAAGGTGGACAAGAACAGCGCAGATTTGTGGGACAAGTACTCCCCTGAACGCTTCCCGGTCATCACTTGGAAAAGTGCACCACGCAACCCGAGCGGTAAAGACACCGGCAGTGTTTACGTTTTTCCTCGGACTGCCGATGGTCTCATCAAAATCGGGTTCCGAGGCATCAAG TTTACCAACTTCCAACATGCGCCTTCAGAGGCGGACTTCACTCAGGACGGCCAGTGGAGCGTGCCTCTCCCGCCCGGTGATTGCAGCATAGTCCCAGACCCTGCGAGGGAGGCCATTCGAAAGTTCGTCTCCATCTTCCTCCCGGAGTTCGCCGACAAGGACTTCAATTCGACTAAGCTATGCTG ccgactgcgcaggggctaa
- a CDS encoding FAD binding domain-containing protein, protein MRFSTGLSILALATSTVSARGRSPHCCSALAQDQDLQRKVYSKDNSFYDARLETYYSANAAQAPWCMVLPESTSDVTKIAKILNRNQCPFGIRSGAHSAFTGSNGVKKGVTIDFGYMNTTTYDEGTKIASIQPGSDWERVFSTLDPYGVAAVGGRASVVGVGGFTTGGGYSFHTNSHGFACDSVTNFEVVLGDGSVVNANANENADLWKALKGGSGNFGFVTRIDARTVDSAQMSGGFVSYNLTERDNVFNAYLKFANNMDNDPYSQNIVALYYDKTGFSLRSILTNVQANMDAPAFDDYYAIPNISSTVRVGTVAELVPEFTGPTPLGLYANWMVGQTTNDFRIMDFIDTKLKEYSAKMKEAAPESDFNVLVQFQPVTQSIVKHGLDNGGNSLGLESVVADGPTIMWLIALTVDTPANQKLILPFALEFRAAIDEYAKEIEAYKEWKYLNYAWKDQDPLSTHGQETIDFLKSVSEEYDPEHVFQNLRKTGFKLPA, encoded by the exons ATGAGGTTCTCAACGGGTTTGTCGATCTTGGCCTTGGCTACCTCGACTGTCTCAGCAAGGGGTCGCAGTCCTCACTGC TGCTCTGCTCTTGCCCAAGATCAAGACCTTCAACGCAAGGTCTACTCAAAGGACAACTCATTCTACGATGCGCGGTTAGAGACATACTACTCTGCCAATGCTGCTCAAGCTCCTTGGTGCATGGTGTTGCCCGAGAGCACCTCGGACGTGACGAAGATCGCAAAGATCTTGAATAGAAACCAATGTCCTTTTGGCATCCGCAGTGGTGCTCACTCGGCTTTCACTGGATCCAATGGTGTCAAGAAGGGTGTCACCATCGACTTTG GTTACATGAACACCACGACATACGATGAAGGAACAAAGATTGCTTCAATCCAGCCTGGCTCAGACTGGGAAAGGGTCTTCTCTACCCTTGATCCCTATGGCGTTGCTGCTGTTGGTGGAAGAGCGTCAGTTGTCGGTGTTGGCGGTTTCACAACGGGTGGCGGT TACTCCTTCCACACCAACTCTCATGGCTTTGCTTGCGATTCGGTTACCAATTTTGAGGTTGTGCTTGGGGATGGTTCCGTTGTGAACGCCAATGCAAACGAGAACGCAGATCTCTGGAAGGCCCTGAAGGGAGGTTCAGGAAACTTTGGATTCGTCACTAGAATCGATGCTC GTACTGTTGACTCGGCACAAATGTCAGGTGGCTTCGTGAGCTACAACCTCACAGAGAGAGACAACGTCTTCAACGCCTACCTGAAATTTGCCAACAACATGGACAATGACCCCTATAGCCAAAACATTGTCGCTCTATACTACGATAAGACCGGCTTCAGCTTGCGATCTATCCTGACCAACGTCCAAGCCAACATGGACGCGCCTGCTTTCGACGACTACTACGCGATCCCCAACATCTCCAGCACTGTCCGTGTTGGTACTGTCGCCGAGCTCGTTCCGGAGTTCACTGGTCCCACTCCCTTGGGCCTGTA CGCAAATTGGATGGTTGGCCAGACCACCAATGATTTCCGTATCATGGACTTCATCGACACCAAGCTGAAAGAATATTCAGCCAAGATGAAGGAAGCCGCGCCCGAGTCCGACTTCAACGTCCTTGTCCAGTTCCAGCCCGTCACCCAATCCATCGTCAAGCACGGCCTCGATAACGGCGGAAACTCACTCGGCCTGGAGAGTGTTGTTGCGGATGGCCCTACCATCATGTGGCTCATTGCCTTGACTGTCGATACCCCTGCGAACCAGAAGTTGATCCTCCCTTTTGCCCTCGAGTTCCGTGCCGCCATCGATGAGTACGCCAAGGAGATTGAGGCGTACAAGGAATGGAAGTACCTCAACTACGCATGGAAGGACCAAGACCCGCTCTCGACCCATGGCCAGGAGACAATTGATTTCCTCAAGTCAGTCTCAGAGGAGTACGATCCCGAGCATGTCTTCCAGAACCTCCGCAAGACCGGCTTCAAGCTTCCTGCTTAA